Proteins co-encoded in one Flavobacterium sp. M31R6 genomic window:
- a CDS encoding glycosyltransferase family 4 protein: MIKKKKVAFIIPSLEAGGAERVAVTLANKFINENEVFLLVLNKTKTMYTVDNSIQIHFLKEAYIPSVNWFIALKNNFRFIKQLIKIVRHNKIDILISFTTTANILVILSNFFIKSASYISERNNPEVYQLSLFRKISVRILYHFTDALIVQASFSKKYFQHFLKPKKIQIIPNPIDENLLSRREEYGKRDNIILTVGRLDANKNQKLLLEAFANLNTKNWRLVLVGDGVLKTEYQMLAKRLGIANKVDFIGTVSNIEDYYNSAKLFVFTSQSEGFPNALLEALSFGIPCIASDCNSGPSEMIKHTENGFLFENNNQKQLEKQMSKLMENEELRLKFSSNAIQSTAKYHPDEIYKQWKSLVFQGT; the protein is encoded by the coding sequence ATGATAAAAAAGAAAAAAGTAGCTTTTATAATTCCCTCTCTAGAGGCTGGTGGTGCCGAACGGGTTGCAGTCACACTAGCCAATAAATTTATAAATGAAAATGAAGTTTTTCTCCTTGTTTTGAATAAAACAAAAACGATGTACACTGTTGATAACAGCATTCAAATTCATTTTTTAAAAGAAGCTTACATTCCAAGCGTAAATTGGTTCATAGCGCTAAAAAACAATTTCAGGTTTATCAAACAACTGATAAAAATAGTAAGGCACAATAAAATTGATATACTTATAAGTTTTACCACAACAGCTAATATCTTAGTTATTTTAAGTAATTTTTTTATAAAAAGTGCTTCTTATATTAGCGAGAGAAACAATCCCGAAGTATATCAACTTTCTTTGTTCCGAAAAATTTCCGTACGCATTCTTTATCATTTTACTGATGCACTTATTGTTCAGGCCTCTTTTTCAAAAAAATACTTTCAACATTTTTTGAAACCAAAAAAAATTCAAATTATTCCGAATCCAATTGATGAAAATCTTTTATCTAGACGGGAAGAATATGGAAAAAGAGACAATATTATTTTGACAGTAGGTCGATTGGATGCCAATAAAAATCAGAAACTACTTTTAGAAGCTTTTGCCAATTTGAACACAAAGAATTGGAGACTTGTACTTGTTGGAGATGGTGTTTTAAAAACGGAATACCAAATGTTAGCCAAAAGATTAGGCATTGCAAATAAAGTTGACTTTATTGGAACAGTAAGCAATATTGAGGATTATTACAATAGTGCTAAACTATTTGTTTTTACATCCCAATCCGAAGGTTTCCCAAATGCTTTATTGGAGGCCTTATCTTTTGGAATTCCATGCATCGCTTCAGATTGTAATTCTGGTCCATCCGAAATGATTAAACATACAGAAAATGGTTTTCTGTTTGAAAACAACAATCAAAAACAATTGGAAAAACAAATGTCTAAATTAATGGAAAATGAGGAGCTGCGTTTAAAATTTAGCTCGAATGCCATACAATCAACGGCTAAATATCATCCAGATGAGATATACAAACAATGGAAATCATTAGTATTTCAAGGAACCTAA
- a CDS encoding O-antigen ligase, whose translation MTYLKIVILTLLFCNLPSFSLVHLDATTGAFLSYGTFFLIIIYFLHKKEMPIVPLVILGLSYFLISILIDSQNSEGFMATFIKYLIFVTMGASVIKDVTKNEIFTLLLIGAFSIIYESIFVIDIGGRYSGFYLNPNFAGCICILGYCFSFSISDKKIKIIGQILFSYAGFVTFSRTFLLLWVLVNILSLSISYKNSYKIILGIVLISFFVSFGNKFDFNTKRLEAFATILDGKISQDLAENSRTLTWAKYYDRILDHPFFGNGYLSFSGKTYGEDDKAYGIEGVHNTPLLIIGEAGIFVFLYFLWLYGGFVLSGIHYFKQDFLLLLVSFSLFIYMLTTHNFFNNYILLSISIWLFQQIEIKKTEEYTCLETLLH comes from the coding sequence ATGACATATTTAAAAATAGTCATTCTAACATTACTCTTTTGTAATCTGCCTAGCTTTTCCCTGGTACATCTGGATGCTACTACCGGAGCTTTTTTGAGTTATGGGACTTTCTTTCTTATTATTATTTATTTTCTCCATAAAAAGGAAATGCCAATTGTCCCTTTGGTTATTCTTGGACTATCGTATTTCTTAATTTCGATCCTCATCGATTCTCAGAATTCAGAAGGGTTCATGGCTACTTTTATCAAATATTTAATTTTTGTAACCATGGGGGCCAGTGTGATAAAAGATGTTACAAAAAATGAAATATTCACTTTGCTATTGATTGGCGCATTCAGTATCATATACGAATCAATCTTTGTAATAGATATCGGAGGCCGTTATAGTGGTTTTTACTTGAACCCAAATTTTGCCGGTTGTATCTGTATTCTTGGCTACTGTTTTAGTTTTTCAATTTCTGACAAAAAAATAAAAATTATTGGGCAAATCTTGTTTTCCTATGCAGGTTTTGTAACCTTTTCAAGAACTTTTTTATTGCTTTGGGTACTCGTTAATATTCTTTCCTTATCCATCAGTTATAAAAATTCCTACAAAATTATTTTAGGAATTGTATTGATTAGTTTTTTTGTTTCTTTTGGAAATAAATTTGATTTTAATACAAAACGTCTTGAGGCATTCGCCACTATACTCGATGGAAAAATTAGTCAGGATTTAGCCGAAAATTCAAGAACATTAACTTGGGCTAAATATTATGATCGGATTTTAGATCATCCATTTTTCGGAAATGGATATTTGAGTTTTAGTGGAAAAACATACGGAGAAGATGACAAAGCCTACGGAATAGAGGGTGTGCACAACACTCCGCTTTTAATAATTGGCGAAGCTGGGATATTTGTTTTTCTATATTTTTTATGGCTTTACGGAGGGTTCGTTTTGAGTGGCATTCATTATTTCAAACAAGACTTTTTACTTTTATTAGTCTCTTTTTCTCTATTTATTTATATGCTAACGACCCATAATTTTTTCAATAATTACATTTTGTTGTCCATATCCATATGGCTTTTTCAACAGATAGAAATAAAGAAAACAGAAGAATATACATGTTTGGAAACCCTACTTCATTAA
- the asnB gene encoding asparagine synthase (glutamine-hydrolyzing), whose amino-acid sequence MCGIYVTNIPFVEEEVKNKLASIQFRGPDNTGIQKKGDLTFGHLRLAIVDLDVRSNQPMQFEEFTIVFNGEIYNFAAIKEELIALGHTFRTTGDTEVLLKGYRQWGEKIVPKLNGMFAFAVYNATSNKLFCSRDRLGVKPFYFSWSNGKFEICSQLRPICQNKKLNEAAISMYLDCTYIPSPFTIFQDVHKLPPGNNLEIDLTTKRYSISKYWDLEPVKISKLTYDEAKEKLHELIQDAVKIRLQADVPFGTFLSGGIDSALVSSIASKISKEPIHTFTIGFKDPKYDESKIASQFATIIKSQHFETICKPEDIMKLIPKLVSVYDEPFGDSSALPSLLLNKMAKQQVTMALSGDGGDESFLGYNHFDWVSKFKMLLKMPYYLRVLTSHLLIFDVLGKRTEPLKRILKTKSKHDFIAGIFVGYNSLLKNRNLDWLSFYNGFKKKSEDLHQATADLNIKLWLENDSNVKVDRASMAYSVEIRSPFLDYRIIELARTLPVSYRYQKGRKKRILRDILKEYIPEDVFEQPKKGFSVPMDSWIRNELKEEFLQNLPDAFLEQVPNLNVPKFKKMLQNHLNGKQDYSSYIWRVYVLSKWYQEFGYFKK is encoded by the coding sequence ATGTGTGGTATTTATGTAACTAATATTCCCTTTGTAGAAGAAGAGGTCAAAAACAAACTAGCATCCATACAATTTAGAGGCCCTGATAATACCGGAATCCAAAAAAAAGGTGATCTGACCTTTGGACATCTACGTTTAGCTATTGTCGATTTGGATGTTCGTTCCAATCAACCAATGCAATTTGAAGAATTTACAATCGTTTTTAATGGCGAGATATACAATTTTGCAGCAATAAAAGAGGAATTAATTGCACTTGGTCATACATTTCGCACCACTGGAGATACAGAGGTTTTATTGAAAGGGTACCGACAATGGGGAGAAAAAATAGTCCCAAAATTAAATGGAATGTTTGCATTTGCCGTCTACAATGCAACTTCAAATAAGCTATTTTGCTCGCGAGATCGTTTGGGTGTCAAACCTTTTTATTTTTCTTGGAGCAACGGAAAATTCGAAATTTGCAGTCAGTTACGTCCCATTTGCCAAAATAAAAAATTGAATGAAGCAGCTATTTCTATGTATTTGGATTGTACTTATATTCCAAGTCCATTTACCATTTTTCAAGATGTACACAAATTACCTCCAGGAAATAATTTAGAAATTGATTTAACAACAAAACGGTATTCCATATCAAAATATTGGGATTTAGAGCCTGTCAAAATATCGAAATTAACATACGACGAAGCCAAAGAAAAGCTACACGAGCTAATACAAGATGCAGTAAAAATTAGGTTGCAGGCTGATGTTCCTTTCGGGACTTTCCTTTCGGGTGGAATTGATTCCGCATTGGTTTCCAGTATTGCTTCAAAAATTTCAAAAGAACCGATTCATACTTTCACCATTGGCTTCAAAGACCCAAAATATGATGAAAGTAAAATTGCTAGTCAATTTGCAACAATTATCAAATCCCAACATTTTGAGACCATTTGTAAACCAGAAGATATCATGAAACTAATTCCTAAGTTAGTTTCCGTTTATGATGAACCTTTTGGAGACAGCTCGGCATTGCCTTCCCTATTATTGAATAAAATGGCCAAGCAACAGGTAACGATGGCTTTGTCCGGTGACGGGGGAGATGAAAGCTTTTTGGGTTACAATCATTTTGATTGGGTTTCCAAATTCAAGATGCTTCTTAAAATGCCTTATTACTTAAGAGTTTTGACAAGCCACCTGTTGATTTTTGATGTTTTAGGAAAAAGAACCGAACCCTTGAAACGAATTTTAAAAACAAAATCCAAACACGATTTTATAGCAGGAATATTTGTTGGTTATAATTCGCTTTTAAAAAATCGGAATTTAGATTGGCTTTCTTTTTATAATGGATTTAAAAAAAAATCCGAAGATTTACATCAAGCCACAGCCGACTTAAATATCAAATTATGGTTGGAGAACGACAGCAATGTAAAAGTGGATCGAGCCAGTATGGCCTATTCAGTCGAAATTCGCAGTCCCTTTTTAGACTATAGAATTATAGAATTGGCCAGAACATTGCCTGTTTCTTATCGGTACCAAAAAGGGAGAAAGAAACGAATTCTGAGAGATATTTTGAAGGAGTATATACCTGAAGATGTTTTTGAACAGCCCAAAAAAGGATTTTCAGTTCCAATGGATTCTTGGATCCGCAATGAATTAAAAGAAGAATTTCTTCAAAATTTACCTGATGCTTTTTTGGAGCAAGTTCCCAATTTGAATGTTCCAAAATTCAAAAAAATGCTTCAAAACCATCTTAACGGAAAACAGGATTACTCCTCCTATATCTGGCGGGTTTATGTGTTATCCAAATGGT
- the rimO gene encoding 30S ribosomal protein S12 methylthiotransferase RimO has protein sequence MRTKSLKKNKINVITLGCSKNVYDSEVLMGQLRASGKEVTHEAKAEDEGNIIVINTCGFIDNAKAESVNMILEYADKKERGLVDKVFVTGCLSERYRPDLEKEIPNVDQYFGTTELPALLKALGADYKHELLGERLTTTPKNYAYLKISEGCDRPCSFCAIPLMRGKNVSQTIEKLVKEAEGLAKNGVKELILIAQDLTYYGLDLYKKRALGELLEALVKVEGIEWIRLHYAFPTGFPMDVLEIMKREPKICNYIDIPLQHISDSILKSMRRGTTQEKTTQLLKDFRAAVPGMAIRTTLIVGYPGETQEDFNILKDFVQEMKFDRMGCFAYSHEENTHAYLLEDDVPDNVKQDRANEIMELQSQISWDLNQEKVGKTFRCIIDRKEGGHFVGRTEFDSPDVDNEVLIDATKHYVKTGEFAMIKIIEATEFDLYGEPV, from the coding sequence ATGAGAACGAAGTCTTTAAAAAAGAACAAAATAAATGTGATCACGTTAGGGTGTTCCAAGAATGTGTATGACAGTGAAGTGCTAATGGGACAACTCCGTGCGAGCGGAAAAGAGGTAACCCACGAAGCCAAAGCAGAAGATGAAGGGAATATTATCGTGATTAACACTTGCGGTTTTATTGATAATGCAAAAGCCGAATCGGTAAACATGATTTTGGAATATGCCGATAAAAAAGAGAGAGGACTTGTAGATAAAGTTTTTGTTACGGGTTGTTTATCTGAAAGATACAGACCGGACTTAGAAAAAGAGATTCCAAATGTGGATCAGTATTTTGGAACTACTGAATTGCCTGCATTATTGAAGGCTTTGGGTGCCGATTACAAGCATGAATTATTGGGAGAACGTTTGACAACCACTCCAAAAAACTATGCTTATCTAAAAATTTCAGAAGGTTGTGACAGACCTTGCAGTTTTTGTGCTATCCCGTTAATGAGAGGAAAAAACGTTTCCCAAACCATTGAAAAACTGGTAAAAGAAGCCGAAGGACTTGCTAAAAACGGTGTGAAAGAATTGATTTTAATTGCTCAAGACTTAACTTATTATGGTCTTGATTTATATAAAAAAAGAGCGTTGGGCGAATTGCTTGAAGCCTTGGTAAAAGTCGAAGGAATTGAGTGGATTCGTTTGCATTACGCCTTCCCTACCGGTTTCCCAATGGATGTTCTTGAAATCATGAAACGCGAACCTAAGATTTGTAATTATATTGATATTCCGTTGCAACACATATCGGATTCAATTTTAAAATCAATGCGTCGCGGAACTACTCAAGAAAAAACCACACAATTATTGAAAGACTTTAGAGCAGCGGTTCCTGGAATGGCTATTCGTACGACTTTGATCGTTGGTTATCCTGGAGAGACTCAAGAAGATTTCAACATCCTGAAAGATTTTGTCCAAGAAATGAAATTTGACAGAATGGGTTGTTTTGCTTATTCCCATGAAGAAAACACGCATGCTTATTTACTTGAAGACGATGTTCCGGACAACGTAAAACAAGACCGTGCCAATGAAATAATGGAACTGCAGTCTCAGATTTCATGGGATTTGAACCAAGAGAAAGTGGGTAAGACTTTTAGATGCATTATTGACAGAAAAGAAGGAGGCCATTTTGTGGGAAGAACAGAATTTGACAGTCCAGATGTGGATAACGAAGTTTTAATTGACGCTACAAAACACTATGTTAAAACTGGTGAATTTGCAATGATTAAAATTATTGAAGCAACAGAGTTTGATTTATACGGAGAACCAGTTTAG
- a CDS encoding N-acetylmuramoyl-L-alanine amidase gives MKKHFYNIILLLFIASCATKNPHKATEKEYNAQIKNLKETISAKEAIPLKSEPNVVIDSVAYRYKNQLLNYKDTLSKTDTNILQNGIASEWVGTVNFNLRKPNFIILHHTAQDSIQQTIKTFTLKDTKVSAHYVIARDGKVVHMLNDYLRAWHAGNGSWGKDTDINSSSIGIELDNNGSEPFSDLQINTLLALLTKLKKDYNIPTQNIIGHADIAPTRKKDPSALFPWKLLALNGFGVWQDDTLPCPPSDFNVEQGLQVIGYNTKNLSAAIMAFKLHYIQTEVNDILDEKTISTIYSIYKK, from the coding sequence ATGAAAAAGCACTTTTACAATATCATTCTTCTTCTTTTTATTGCTTCCTGTGCAACAAAAAACCCTCATAAAGCAACCGAAAAGGAATACAATGCTCAAATAAAAAACTTAAAAGAAACTATATCCGCAAAAGAAGCTATTCCATTAAAAAGTGAACCCAATGTAGTAATTGACAGTGTTGCGTATCGATACAAAAATCAATTACTTAACTATAAGGATACACTTTCTAAAACTGATACCAATATTCTACAAAATGGCATTGCCTCAGAGTGGGTGGGTACAGTCAATTTTAATTTAAGAAAGCCTAATTTCATAATTCTCCATCACACAGCGCAGGATTCGATACAGCAAACTATAAAAACTTTTACTTTAAAAGACACTAAAGTGAGTGCACACTACGTGATTGCCAGAGATGGAAAAGTAGTTCATATGCTCAATGATTACCTAAGAGCTTGGCATGCCGGAAATGGATCCTGGGGAAAGGACACAGACATAAACTCCAGTTCCATCGGAATTGAATTAGACAATAATGGCTCTGAACCCTTTTCGGATTTACAGATAAATACTTTATTGGCACTTTTGACCAAATTGAAAAAAGACTACAATATCCCTACACAAAACATAATTGGTCATGCAGATATTGCGCCAACTAGAAAAAAAGATCCGAGCGCCTTATTTCCATGGAAGCTTCTAGCCTTGAATGGTTTTGGAGTTTGGCAAGACGACACTTTACCTTGTCCACCCAGTGACTTTAATGTGGAACAAGGTCTACAAGTAATAGGATACAATACCAAAAATCTTTCGGCTGCCATAATGGCCTTCAAACTTCATTACATCCAAACTGAAGTTAATGATATTTTGGACGAAAAAACGATTAGCACTATCTACTCGATTTACAAAAAATAA
- the murJ gene encoding murein biosynthesis integral membrane protein MurJ, protein MQSFILKKKNISHFIKNPILINVFTVGFMTLIVKGMGFFKEMEVGSTFGLSEILDTFLIATLIPGFINTVFMSSFQNVFVPNYIAEMKTSSTAASFLSACVILTFGLGIVLMLVSYLFTDLFLESVFKNHSLQYYHLIRSQFYVVLPCILFWSFSSLFSCLLEIKGLFGFSSISSVFTSIVILGCLFFFKNQMGYTLLAIGMLVGSFLELAYVLIVSVYKKTLQFAKPNFNSSNIKMIYKQLPSKIGSGFLTGSTGFVNQFFAAQLAVGSIASFNYGMKIPSFLATVLVISIGNVILPYFSNLVQDNRQKAYRVLYQSITTVFFTSLIIAAFLFIFSETTITLLFERGNFTAQNTLVVSQIQKIILIYVPFYIATIIIIKFLTSINKNIHMFYASIINLVLNVILNYYFAKKYGIYGLAIATTLVYSINFIVLFVFVRYQQKKDLSL, encoded by the coding sequence ATGCAAAGTTTCATTTTGAAAAAAAAAAACATTTCCCACTTCATTAAAAACCCAATATTAATAAATGTTTTCACTGTTGGATTTATGACTCTAATAGTGAAAGGAATGGGTTTTTTTAAAGAGATGGAAGTCGGGAGTACTTTCGGCCTTTCCGAGATACTGGATACTTTCCTCATCGCGACATTGATACCAGGGTTTATAAACACTGTTTTCATGTCCTCTTTCCAAAACGTTTTTGTACCCAATTACATTGCCGAAATGAAAACTTCATCAACAGCTGCCTCTTTTCTTAGTGCCTGTGTTATCCTTACTTTTGGTTTGGGAATAGTCCTTATGCTTGTGTCCTATCTTTTTACCGATTTATTCCTGGAATCTGTTTTTAAAAATCATAGCTTACAGTATTATCATCTCATTCGGTCTCAATTTTATGTTGTATTGCCTTGCATTCTTTTTTGGTCCTTCTCTTCTTTATTCAGTTGTCTTTTAGAAATAAAGGGACTATTTGGTTTTTCTTCCATTTCGTCCGTTTTTACTTCAATCGTAATTTTGGGTTGCTTGTTTTTTTTCAAAAATCAAATGGGCTATACCCTTCTGGCAATCGGAATGCTCGTGGGAAGTTTTCTGGAATTGGCTTATGTTTTGATAGTATCGGTTTATAAAAAAACCTTACAATTTGCAAAGCCCAATTTCAATTCATCGAATATCAAAATGATTTACAAACAATTGCCTTCAAAAATAGGTTCTGGTTTTTTAACCGGCTCCACTGGTTTTGTCAATCAGTTTTTTGCAGCTCAGTTGGCAGTAGGTTCTATAGCCTCATTCAATTATGGTATGAAAATTCCATCCTTTCTGGCCACCGTTCTAGTGATCTCGATAGGAAATGTTATATTACCTTATTTTTCAAATCTAGTGCAGGATAACAGGCAAAAAGCCTATCGCGTTTTATACCAATCCATAACAACTGTTTTCTTTACCTCATTAATTATTGCTGCTTTTCTATTCATTTTTTCAGAAACCACTATTACACTCTTATTTGAAAGAGGGAATTTTACTGCCCAAAATACATTGGTAGTATCTCAAATTCAAAAAATAATTTTGATATACGTTCCATTTTATATTGCTACTATTATCATCATAAAATTCCTAACCAGCATCAACAAAAACATTCATATGTTTTATGCTTCAATAATCAATCTGGTTTTGAATGTAATACTCAATTATTATTTTGCCAAAAAGTATGGCATTTATGGACTCGCAATTGCCACCACTCTAGTATATAGTATCAATTTTATAGTTCTTTTTGTATTCGTTAGATACCAACAAAAAAAAGATCTTTCACTATGA